One Solibacillus sp. R5-41 DNA segment encodes these proteins:
- a CDS encoding YcdB/YcdC domain-containing protein, whose product MKKWSVAVGSSILALSLLATTAEASTSVQQKDERIPILVALNENDVSKEQLIKKLKEILPETFSSYKDSDFQMSSMSHHYVGDDVTRYELMFNKMVDKKTTSGSVTFAGDNLDLESFYFQPGNMKDAMFPGKVTSEEAQKIAESFMKKIAKGNDFVINSDVPSYYSTRVLTEPISYNYSFVRAENGVPIQDNMILVSVLGDGQIQSIYQTVNGNKRLAFEDKASMISSQEAINKFKDNVQLELQYQINYNFNSGEPYVQLVYQPVTTMIGLHATSNKWYTLSGLTETVPTQSKLERVATAPLKPMSPITLEQAKEIAKKLTNKDAGEGKFTIDSAFESERNGQAIISISYSYHVGNSSFGSSIDFNKNTGELINYSDFSSYQSHLSNEEQPKVPKLAKDKVLNIALEAVKEFAPSTLHDYSKPTIDPYYDEQSGTHHVTFPKIKNGLIVNGDNLSVTVGDDGQVKSYYRSAYEIDEWPDASSAIEKTKATETFKEALSTKLVYSRTGNTNPEEAYKLVYIPTVKGQEYYHIDAQTGQIVNGFVNGGQDQLSITHPTAEKELNYLIQAGAIEVKDVSQFNADAAITKGQALKTILKSLTYFYYDDYNQTSEKPMSFDNIDPKHPLYQVVESASAIGILKPGQESFNPDEKITREELSVWFIRTLGLEQAAQHSDIYNVAYADKDKISAQYKGYVALSQAMGLQKLQQSNFNPTSEVTYADLAVSIIQLAYEIADKRQSRMYY is encoded by the coding sequence ATGAAGAAATGGTCAGTAGCAGTTGGGTCATCGATTTTAGCGTTAAGTTTATTAGCAACTACAGCGGAAGCTTCAACGTCAGTGCAACAAAAGGATGAAAGAATTCCAATATTAGTTGCATTGAATGAAAATGATGTTTCAAAAGAACAATTAATTAAAAAATTAAAAGAGATACTTCCAGAAACATTTAGTTCGTATAAAGATAGTGATTTCCAAATGAGTAGTATGAGTCATCATTATGTTGGCGATGATGTGACGCGCTATGAATTAATGTTCAACAAAATGGTGGATAAAAAAACAACTTCGGGAAGCGTTACATTTGCAGGTGATAATTTAGATTTAGAAAGTTTTTATTTCCAACCTGGTAATATGAAGGATGCCATGTTCCCTGGTAAAGTGACGAGTGAAGAAGCGCAAAAAATTGCGGAATCCTTCATGAAAAAGATAGCAAAGGGGAATGACTTTGTTATCAATAGCGATGTGCCAAGTTACTATTCAACTCGAGTTTTAACAGAGCCAATTTCGTATAACTATTCCTTTGTTCGCGCTGAAAATGGGGTTCCGATTCAAGATAATATGATTTTAGTAAGCGTTCTAGGAGACGGTCAAATTCAAAGTATTTATCAAACAGTCAATGGGAATAAGCGTTTAGCCTTTGAGGATAAAGCGTCGATGATTTCTTCTCAGGAAGCGATTAACAAATTTAAGGACAATGTTCAATTAGAACTACAATATCAAATTAATTATAACTTTAATTCAGGAGAGCCATATGTACAGCTCGTTTATCAACCTGTAACGACAATGATCGGTCTTCATGCGACATCGAATAAATGGTATACATTGTCAGGTCTAACTGAAACCGTACCGACACAATCTAAATTGGAGAGGGTAGCAACGGCACCATTAAAGCCGATGAGTCCAATTACTTTAGAACAAGCAAAAGAGATTGCGAAAAAATTGACGAATAAAGATGCAGGTGAAGGGAAATTTACGATTGATTCTGCTTTTGAAAGTGAACGAAATGGTCAAGCGATTATTAGTATTAGTTATTCGTATCATGTTGGAAACTCATCATTTGGTTCGTCAATAGACTTTAATAAAAATACAGGAGAGTTAATAAACTACTCTGATTTCTCTTCATACCAGAGCCATCTTTCAAATGAAGAACAACCAAAAGTACCAAAATTAGCGAAAGATAAAGTGCTAAACATTGCATTGGAAGCAGTTAAAGAATTTGCACCTTCTACATTACATGACTATTCCAAGCCAACGATCGACCCTTACTATGACGAACAATCGGGTACGCATCATGTCACTTTCCCTAAAATCAAAAATGGGCTAATTGTTAATGGTGATAATTTATCTGTAACGGTTGGAGATGATGGCCAAGTAAAATCATACTATCGCTCAGCATATGAAATTGATGAATGGCCAGATGCTTCATCAGCGATCGAAAAAACAAAGGCTACAGAAACATTTAAAGAGGCGTTATCTACCAAGTTAGTTTATTCGAGAACGGGCAATACTAATCCGGAAGAAGCGTATAAGTTAGTTTATATTCCAACGGTGAAGGGACAAGAATATTATCACATTGATGCTCAAACAGGTCAGATTGTGAATGGTTTTGTTAATGGCGGACAAGATCAACTTTCTATTACCCATCCAACTGCAGAAAAAGAGCTAAATTATTTAATCCAAGCAGGGGCAATTGAAGTGAAGGATGTAAGTCAATTTAATGCGGATGCAGCCATTACAAAAGGCCAAGCATTAAAAACGATTCTTAAGTCATTAACATATTTCTATTACGATGACTACAATCAAACTTCAGAAAAACCAATGTCATTTGACAATATCGATCCGAAACATCCGCTTTATCAAGTAGTTGAAAGTGCATCGGCAATTGGGATTTTAAAACCTGGTCAAGAATCGTTTAATCCGGATGAAAAAATAACACGTGAAGAACTATCTGTATGGTTTATTCGTACATTAGGGCTTGAACAAGCAGCGCAACATAGCGATATTTATAACGTGGCCTATGCGGATAAAGATAAGATATCAGCGCAATATAAGGGTTATGTAGCATTATCACAAGCGATGGGACTACAAAAATTACAGCAATCGAATTTTAATCCAACAAGTGAAGTAACTTATGCGGATTTAGCAGTTTCAATCATTCAATTGGCATACGAAATTGCTGATAAACGACAATCTCGTATGTATTACTAA
- a CDS encoding small multi-drug export protein, whose amino-acid sequence MFREIVQNIILQLNESNLILQYLGVLFLSFIPFVESPGGAAAGSLIGLSFILSGLIAICGNWISVMLIIIPFTVLLKKMRNRKSKENGFIHNRASKARKWYENYGVPGLALIAPLVASGHIAAFTSLAAGANKKRVVFWHTISIIVWGLAGASIGSFINYDIMP is encoded by the coding sequence ATGTTTCGTGAAATTGTACAAAATATAATATTGCAATTAAATGAATCAAACCTGATACTACAGTATTTAGGTGTTTTATTCTTATCTTTTATCCCGTTCGTTGAGTCTCCCGGTGGGGCAGCAGCAGGTTCTTTGATTGGTCTTTCATTTATTTTATCAGGATTAATCGCTATATGCGGAAACTGGATTTCAGTAATGTTGATTATAATACCTTTTACCGTTTTATTAAAAAAAATGCGAAATAGAAAATCGAAAGAAAATGGATTTATTCATAATCGAGCAAGTAAAGCAAGAAAATGGTACGAAAATTATGGTGTACCTGGTCTTGCACTTATAGCTCCATTGGTGGCTTCTGGACATATTGCAGCTTTCACATCATTAGCTGCTGGTGCTAATAAAAAGAGAGTCGTCTTTTGGCATACCATTAGTATAATAGTTTGGGGCTTAGCTGGAGCAAGTATAGGCTCTTTTATAAATTACGATATAATGCCGTGA
- a CDS encoding metal ABC transporter substrate-binding protein → MRKNLFVLTVILLFVLVGCSQQETLTKEADNNSNHLGGIASDLDIPSKESILKEGYPTNKNGQTYGPDMGGLNSGELGVPDLILAQGENGIIGYAKKVELEGPKPKTPEEALKLNNLPPRAVPLYAFDGETIIGKFWIGKENR, encoded by the coding sequence ATGAGGAAAAATTTATTTGTCTTAACAGTAATTTTGTTATTTGTATTAGTTGGTTGTTCACAACAAGAAACATTAACAAAGGAAGCAGATAACAATAGCAATCATTTAGGGGGAATTGCTTCAGATTTAGATATACCTTCTAAGGAAAGTATTTTAAAAGAGGGTTATCCAACAAATAAAAATGGGCAAACCTATGGACCTGATATGGGAGGCTTAAATTCTGGTGAACTTGGAGTACCTGATTTAATATTGGCACAAGGTGAGAACGGTATAATAGGGTATGCAAAAAAAGTAGAATTGGAAGGTCCAAAGCCAAAAACCCCTGAAGAAGCACTTAAACTAAATAATCTTCCTCCAAGAGCAGTTCCTTTGTATGCTTTTGATGGAGAGACTATTATTGGTAAGTTTTGGATAGGTAAGGAAAATAGATGA
- a CDS encoding sigma-70 family RNA polymerase sigma factor: MKHDIHTVKRAINGDAKAFEELLILEEKMLYYKALSYVGKKEDALDAIQETSCKAFLSIGQLQNPEYFSTWLFRILIRECYKLLKKRDQIIPYEENELLERLEKKKDSGVESFHLSEALSKLDSSYQTSIILFYYHDLPIQEISEIMEKPVGTIKTYLRRAKKKLKSELERSYKLNEKIT; encoded by the coding sequence GTGAAACATGATATACATACAGTAAAAAGAGCAATTAATGGAGATGCTAAGGCTTTCGAAGAATTGCTTATTCTAGAAGAAAAAATGCTATATTACAAAGCTCTTTCTTATGTTGGTAAAAAAGAAGATGCTTTAGATGCTATTCAAGAAACTTCATGTAAGGCGTTCCTTTCAATAGGACAATTGCAAAATCCAGAGTATTTTTCAACTTGGCTATTTAGAATTCTTATACGTGAATGCTACAAGTTATTGAAAAAGCGAGATCAAATCATACCTTATGAGGAAAATGAACTGTTAGAAAGATTAGAAAAAAAGAAAGACAGCGGAGTAGAATCTTTTCATTTGAGTGAGGCATTATCCAAACTTGATTCATCTTATCAAACATCTATCATCTTATTTTACTATCATGATCTTCCAATTCAGGAGATTTCCGAAATCATGGAAAAGCCAGTAGGGACAATAAAAACTTATTTACGCAGAGCAAAGAAAAAATTAAAGAGTGAGTTAGAAAGGAGTTATAAATTAAATGAAAAAATCACATGA
- a CDS encoding gamma-glutamyl-gamma-aminobutyrate hydrolase family protein, with product MKKPIIGISCSFSPNGQIGVVSHLGAPSQEWQLLADDYIQAIEKAGGIPVILPVVENPETILPILGKLDGIIFTGGNDVSPLCYNEIPSSAVGEVSVKRDNVDLVLITSALENYQIPILGICRGCQMLNVALGGTLHQDLAKDGVTKNEHFLMSYPIENISQIANIETNSRLAKIFGSKSIGINSFHHQAVKDLGGNLVVAAKAEDGVIEAIEIPGERFIVGVQWHPEMMQRNKVNHSVFFESFIKECSLKN from the coding sequence ATGAAAAAACCTATTATCGGAATTTCTTGTAGCTTTAGTCCAAATGGACAAATTGGAGTTGTGTCTCACCTTGGTGCACCAAGCCAGGAATGGCAACTTCTTGCAGACGACTACATTCAAGCAATTGAGAAAGCTGGAGGGATTCCAGTGATTTTGCCAGTTGTTGAAAATCCAGAAACAATCCTTCCGATTCTTGGGAAGCTAGATGGAATTATTTTTACTGGCGGAAATGATGTTAGCCCACTTTGTTATAACGAAATACCTTCAAGTGCTGTTGGAGAAGTTTCTGTAAAAAGGGACAATGTAGATTTGGTACTAATCACATCTGCATTGGAGAACTATCAAATTCCGATATTAGGGATTTGCAGAGGTTGTCAAATGCTGAACGTGGCTCTTGGTGGCACATTACATCAAGATCTTGCTAAAGATGGTGTTACTAAGAATGAGCACTTCTTAATGTCATACCCTATCGAAAATATTTCTCAAATAGCAAATATTGAGACAAACAGTAGACTTGCAAAAATTTTCGGAAGTAAAAGTATAGGAATCAATAGTTTCCATCATCAAGCAGTTAAAGATTTAGGGGGAAATTTAGTAGTAGCTGCAAAAGCTGAAGATGGTGTCATTGAGGCTATTGAAATTCCTGGTGAGAGATTTATAGTTGGTGTTCAATGGCACCCTGAGATGATGCAGAGAAACAAAGTAAATCACTCTGTCTTTTTTGAGAGTTTTATTAAGGAGTGCTCTCTTAAGAATTGA
- a CDS encoding GntR family transcriptional regulator, producing MKGKTLQETAYDEIKNKIIRGDFLESGFTSQNQLAAELGISRTPIMTALQRLQNEGFVKIISNHGIQILGLNVHEVEEMYELRLAIEIFTIPKIVKLMTAEQIEILEEIIQEQKKCVENNDINQFLKLDSAFHLQLTEVYGNSLFIQTLSNIRERLFSNPYYYRRKDYQISRYIKEHEQIIEAIKSKDISKAIKELETHIING from the coding sequence TTGAAAGGAAAAACACTTCAAGAAACAGCGTATGATGAAATAAAAAACAAAATTATTAGGGGTGATTTTTTAGAAAGCGGTTTCACTTCCCAAAATCAGTTAGCGGCTGAGCTTGGAATAAGTAGAACACCAATAATGACTGCTCTACAAAGGTTACAAAATGAAGGGTTTGTAAAAATTATTTCAAACCATGGCATTCAAATTTTAGGATTGAACGTCCATGAGGTAGAAGAAATGTATGAACTGCGATTAGCGATAGAGATTTTTACCATACCAAAAATAGTTAAATTGATGACTGCGGAACAAATTGAGATACTTGAGGAAATCATTCAAGAACAGAAAAAGTGTGTTGAAAACAATGATATAAATCAATTTTTGAAATTAGACTCTGCCTTTCATCTTCAACTTACTGAAGTTTACGGAAACTCCTTATTTATTCAAACACTTTCTAATATTCGAGAAAGATTATTTAGTAACCCATATTATTATCGTAGAAAAGATTATCAAATTTCTAGATATATAAAGGAACATGAACAAATAATTGAGGCAATTAAATCTAAAGACATTAGCAAAGCGATTAAAGAATTAGAAACACATATTATAAATGGATAG
- a CDS encoding Na/Pi cotransporter family protein, with the protein MLTIFGGIGLFLLGMAMLTNGLKEIAGDALKRWLNTFTKGRISAVFSGAVMTLLVQSSTATTLLTIGFVSAGLLTFMQSIGVIIGANIGSTSTGWIISLIGFKISLQTMALPIIGVGVFMSLIAPNDVKKFGGVLAGFGLLFLGIDLLQQGMGSAQELISFNAIPADTFISIFLLIVIGIVMTVIMQASSAAMAATLAALFAGAIDFEQAAYLVIGQNIGTTATALFAAIGASVSAKRTAMTHLLFNIITAVIVTIIFPYFLQATKWFTILIAGEFEQTLGLAIFHTLFSLVGACIFIPLMQPFANLLMKIVPERENALTRNLDDSLVAMPSVAIDVSFKTLREIIIELTKALQRLITMKKVTIEYEKKMLEVEEAIDTTRTFLDGILVTSKRERLKLISILHTLDHLTRLIKVLREQQKVEAIYLQEKMMQQWQEILTMIEDKISQEEKMLDISLLLEQTSQEMAQERRNKRKQYFERSVANETQLDLAVSKVEALLWIDRLVYHYWRATARMAEFQSINEDSNHKS; encoded by the coding sequence ATGCTTACGATTTTTGGAGGGATTGGTCTGTTTTTATTAGGAATGGCCATGTTGACGAACGGATTAAAAGAAATCGCTGGAGATGCGTTAAAGCGGTGGCTTAATACATTTACAAAAGGTCGTATAAGTGCCGTGTTTTCGGGGGCAGTCATGACGTTGCTCGTGCAATCCTCGACAGCGACAACGCTGTTAACTATTGGATTTGTAAGCGCGGGTTTACTCACATTTATGCAATCCATTGGTGTGATAATTGGTGCGAATATCGGGAGTACAAGTACGGGTTGGATTATTTCATTAATAGGATTTAAAATTAGCCTGCAAACGATGGCATTACCAATCATTGGTGTTGGGGTATTTATGTCCTTAATAGCACCGAATGATGTTAAAAAATTTGGTGGGGTCCTCGCTGGATTCGGGCTATTATTTTTAGGGATTGATCTGTTACAGCAAGGGATGGGCTCAGCGCAAGAATTGATTTCATTTAATGCAATCCCAGCCGATACTTTTATTTCAATTTTTTTATTAATCGTTATCGGGATTGTGATGACAGTAATAATGCAAGCTTCCAGTGCGGCCATGGCGGCAACGTTGGCAGCGTTGTTTGCAGGCGCAATTGATTTTGAACAGGCGGCGTATTTAGTCATTGGACAAAACATAGGGACAACGGCAACGGCATTATTTGCAGCGATCGGGGCTTCGGTTTCAGCAAAACGGACGGCAATGACGCATTTATTATTCAATATTATTACGGCTGTTATTGTCACGATAATTTTCCCGTATTTTTTACAGGCAACGAAATGGTTTACAATTTTAATTGCAGGTGAATTCGAACAAACATTGGGATTAGCGATTTTTCATACATTATTTAGTTTAGTAGGTGCGTGTATTTTCATCCCGTTAATGCAACCATTTGCCAATTTATTAATGAAAATTGTTCCAGAACGCGAAAATGCACTGACACGCAATTTAGATGACAGTTTAGTAGCCATGCCCTCTGTCGCGATTGATGTCTCCTTTAAAACGTTACGAGAGATCATAATCGAATTAACGAAAGCACTACAACGGTTAATTACGATGAAAAAAGTGACGATTGAATACGAAAAGAAAATGTTAGAAGTAGAAGAAGCCATTGATACTACACGGACGTTTTTAGATGGTATTCTCGTGACATCAAAACGCGAAAGATTAAAGCTTATTTCGATTTTACATACGTTAGATCACTTAACGCGTTTAATTAAGGTTTTAAGAGAACAACAAAAAGTCGAAGCGATTTACTTACAAGAAAAAATGATGCAGCAGTGGCAGGAAATTTTAACAATGATCGAGGATAAAATTTCACAGGAAGAAAAAATGCTCGATATTTCATTATTATTAGAGCAAACTTCTCAAGAAATGGCACAAGAGCGAAGAAATAAACGTAAACAATATTTTGAACGCTCCGTAGCGAATGAAACTCAGCTGGATTTAGCTGTTTCGAAAGTGGAAGCATTGTTGTGGATTGACCGACTCGTTTATCACTATTGGAGAGCAACAGCGCGTATGGCAGAGTTTCAATCTATTAACGAAGACTCGAATCACAAATCGTAG
- a CDS encoding PepSY domain-containing protein: MKTRRIIAKIHLWLSMLTGVFIVLIGLTGSLLVFEPELNSMLHPNLYKVTEGKKVTYQQALQVVSEAYPKGQIDRVYTPSEPNARGVYLFRLKEGEEQQNIFVDPGTGYINGTLGDKALFNLITEFHEKLLLKNFNGDKIIGIIGFIFFFITLSGLYLWWPGIKKWARGFILRRNANPYVRQYDLHKVIGGVSIPFLLVVSLTGALFAYDEMIFGWFGAKAKVMSPEEQLISKALPSGKLPLDELISRAEEAVPQGTLMQVRMPEEVERGTPEGAVEFRLSGSFDPGNGNVKVWLDQYSGKVVGKLDPRVNSGLMYQTWHLPLHTGSFGGLFTKILYAIGGLTPSILMFTGVYMWWYKKKNKNKRKQKIDSRAVA, encoded by the coding sequence TTGAAAACACGTAGAATCATCGCAAAAATTCATTTATGGCTTAGTATGCTAACAGGGGTTTTTATAGTACTGATTGGCTTAACAGGAAGTTTGCTTGTCTTTGAACCTGAACTAAACAGTATGCTGCATCCTAATTTGTATAAAGTAACAGAAGGAAAAAAAGTTACGTACCAGCAAGCCTTGCAGGTTGTCTCAGAAGCATATCCAAAAGGTCAAATTGACCGTGTATACACTCCAAGTGAACCTAACGCTCGAGGAGTTTACCTATTCCGCCTTAAAGAAGGAGAAGAACAACAAAACATATTTGTCGATCCAGGAACTGGATACATAAATGGAACATTAGGGGATAAAGCATTATTTAACCTAATAACGGAGTTTCACGAAAAGCTGCTGTTGAAAAATTTTAATGGCGATAAAATAATCGGGATAATTGGATTTATTTTCTTTTTTATTACATTATCAGGATTATATTTATGGTGGCCGGGGATTAAAAAATGGGCACGTGGGTTTATTTTAAGACGTAATGCTAACCCTTATGTAAGGCAATATGATCTACATAAAGTCATTGGTGGAGTTTCCATTCCGTTTTTATTGGTTGTTTCGTTAACAGGAGCACTTTTTGCGTATGATGAAATGATTTTTGGTTGGTTTGGTGCAAAAGCAAAGGTGATGTCTCCAGAAGAGCAGCTTATCTCAAAAGCCCTTCCCAGTGGTAAGCTTCCACTTGATGAATTGATAAGTAGGGCTGAAGAAGCAGTACCTCAGGGAACACTTATGCAAGTTAGAATGCCCGAAGAGGTGGAAAGAGGAACTCCAGAAGGCGCAGTGGAATTTCGTCTCAGTGGTTCATTCGATCCGGGGAATGGAAATGTAAAAGTATGGTTAGATCAGTATAGCGGAAAAGTAGTGGGCAAGTTAGATCCACGTGTTAATAGTGGGCTTATGTATCAAACATGGCATCTTCCATTACATACCGGTAGTTTTGGTGGTTTATTTACTAAAATTTTGTATGCTATCGGTGGTCTTACTCCATCTATACTGATGTTCACTGGTGTCTATATGTGGTGGTATAAGAAAAAGAACAAGAACAAACGGAAACAGAAAATCGACTCGAGAGCCGTAGCATAA
- a CDS encoding YfzA family protein, with product MKKWIINIGYFVILNLIFIIVDGTPLITDFGFGDFGKRVLQTGFFTNWFNFYETQFFNIVLFFAMLHLILTGLYDVLFKARTQ from the coding sequence ATGAAAAAATGGATTATTAATATTGGTTACTTTGTAATTCTTAATTTAATATTTATAATTGTTGACGGCACACCTCTTATTACAGATTTTGGATTTGGTGATTTTGGAAAAAGAGTTTTACAGACAGGTTTTTTTACAAATTGGTTTAATTTTTATGAAACTCAATTTTTTAATATAGTTTTATTTTTCGCTATGTTGCATTTGATTTTAACTGGCTTATATGATGTCTTATTTAAAGCACGAACTCAGTAA
- the brnQ gene encoding branched-chain amino acid transport system II carrier protein gives MKNKTLIDSIIIGFATFAIFFGAGNLIFPPFIGFTSGTEWVPALLGMTITGVILPVLGIVAVSASGGTFADLTKPIAPWFYKVFCTLIMIVIGTFINVPRTAGTSYEIAIKPFFPNFPTFLFSIIFFAIVFLVSFNKAKVIDTIGKFFTPFKFGLLLVIVVVAIFSPIGNPISTNLSQPFLNAFVESYQTADVLTGLLVANIIIAAIRAKGYAGKELKKITIYVSAIAGLGLFIIYGGLLYLGASGSQVISNHNIERTSLLVELMTKLMGQGGMILLALCVLLACLVTAIGLTSACSDFLTDLTNNKIPYTFWVAINTIISAIFANVKVDALISAAAPIFLALYPISITIVILGLFSKYIPNRGSYIGTVCFTFIFSLNDAFNAMGIKSDTFNSFVAKIPFSSQGFTWLIPAIVGFIAGTIIYKIFNKKPSNTIAA, from the coding sequence ATGAAGAATAAAACTTTAATCGACAGTATTATTATTGGATTTGCCACATTTGCAATATTCTTTGGAGCAGGAAATCTTATTTTCCCACCCTTTATTGGTTTTACTTCGGGAACAGAATGGGTTCCGGCGTTACTTGGTATGACAATTACAGGTGTAATTTTACCGGTTTTAGGAATTGTAGCTGTATCTGCTAGCGGAGGAACATTCGCTGACTTAACTAAGCCAATAGCACCTTGGTTTTATAAAGTGTTTTGTACACTCATCATGATAGTGATTGGAACTTTCATCAATGTTCCGCGAACTGCTGGAACTAGTTATGAAATTGCTATTAAACCATTTTTTCCTAATTTCCCTACATTCTTGTTCAGCATCATTTTCTTTGCTATTGTGTTTTTAGTTTCTTTTAACAAAGCAAAGGTTATTGATACAATTGGAAAATTCTTCACTCCTTTTAAATTTGGATTGTTGCTAGTTATCGTTGTTGTTGCCATTTTTTCTCCTATTGGGAATCCAATTTCAACCAATTTATCACAACCATTTTTGAATGCCTTTGTTGAATCCTATCAAACAGCCGATGTATTGACTGGACTGCTCGTTGCAAATATTATCATCGCAGCGATCCGTGCCAAAGGATACGCTGGAAAAGAATTAAAGAAAATTACAATCTATGTTTCTGCCATTGCTGGCCTTGGGCTTTTCATAATTTACGGAGGATTGCTCTATCTTGGGGCTTCCGGTAGCCAAGTAATTTCAAACCATAATATCGAAAGAACTAGTTTGTTAGTAGAGTTGATGACTAAATTGATGGGGCAAGGTGGCATGATACTACTTGCACTATGTGTTTTACTAGCTTGCTTGGTTACAGCAATCGGATTGACAAGTGCGTGTAGTGACTTCTTGACAGACCTAACAAATAATAAAATTCCTTATACTTTTTGGGTGGCTATTAATACAATAATAAGTGCAATTTTTGCAAATGTTAAAGTGGATGCACTTATTTCAGCTGCAGCACCTATCTTCCTTGCTCTATACCCAATTTCGATTACAATCGTTATTTTAGGGTTGTTTAGTAAGTATATACCAAATAGAGGGTCGTATATTGGAACAGTATGTTTTACATTCATCTTTAGTTTAAATGATGCATTTAATGCAATGGGTATTAAATCAGATACCTTTAACTCATTTGTAGCAAAGATACCATTCAGTTCTCAAGGTTTCACATGGTTGATACCGGCGATCGTAGGTTTTATTGCGGGAACTATCATTTACAAAATATTCAATAAAAAGCCTAGCAATACTATTGCAGCATAA
- a CDS encoding DUF4179 domain-containing protein produces MKKSHDPLDEFPKEEVRSAIQAGIVQAEGQINNKIIKTRGNQMNSGKRKILYAVSSVAAAVGILIGSSYYSPALASSLSQIPIIGSVFGNSNLIGLQQAQKQGLTSTIGETQTIDGISVTLDEILYDQNNITIGYIIESEKELGEHYFGAGADFTINGELPNGSSGGYGEDIQSPTTRTAIQDITVSEDMPNAFELGLILHGENRETWYFSIPIKQITDISKVPIQHTANVDGINLTVTELSLSETGVSVSYESSEEGTDFEQSRAGDIEFQMVDQDGNEIMSHSGGITGKKLKNKLVFKSNKQFDPIDSNVTELTITPYLALPTGGGGVEFDENDETRELEFRGDSLQPVEFESFKVKIPQ; encoded by the coding sequence ATGAAAAAATCACATGATCCGTTAGACGAGTTTCCAAAAGAAGAAGTTCGTTCAGCTATTCAAGCGGGTATTGTTCAAGCTGAAGGACAAATTAATAACAAAATAATCAAAACTCGAGGTAATCAAATGAACAGTGGAAAGCGAAAGATATTATATGCTGTAAGTAGTGTGGCAGCCGCTGTTGGAATATTGATTGGTTCATCTTACTATTCTCCAGCTTTAGCAAGTAGTTTATCTCAAATACCTATTATCGGTTCTGTTTTCGGTAATTCAAATCTAATCGGATTACAACAAGCTCAAAAACAAGGTTTAACAAGTACAATTGGTGAAACACAGACAATCGATGGAATATCCGTTACCCTTGATGAGATTTTATATGATCAAAATAATATTACGATTGGTTATATAATCGAATCAGAAAAAGAACTGGGCGAACACTATTTTGGGGCAGGTGCGGATTTTACGATTAATGGTGAATTACCTAATGGTTCATCAGGTGGATACGGTGAAGATATACAATCGCCCACAACTCGGACTGCAATTCAAGATATAACTGTATCTGAGGATATGCCGAATGCTTTCGAACTTGGATTAATTTTACATGGTGAGAATAGGGAAACGTGGTATTTCTCAATTCCAATAAAACAAATTACGGATATCAGTAAGGTTCCTATTCAACACACAGCAAATGTTGATGGCATCAATCTCACTGTTACAGAATTATCTTTAAGTGAAACGGGTGTCAGCGTATCCTATGAAAGTTCAGAAGAAGGTACGGATTTTGAACAAAGTCGGGCTGGTGATATAGAATTCCAGATGGTTGATCAAGATGGAAATGAAATAATGAGTCATTCAGGTGGAATAACAGGTAAGAAGTTAAAAAATAAATTAGTGTTTAAGAGCAATAAACAGTTTGATCCAATCGATTCAAATGTGACGGAATTGACAATCACTCCTTATTTAGCACTTCCAACTGGTGGAGGAGGAGTAGAATTTGACGAAAATGATGAAACAAGAGAGTTAGAATTTAGAGGGGATTCTTTACAACCAGTTGAGTTTGAATCATTTAAAGTGAAAATACCACAATGA